From Dechloromonas sp. A34:
TACTCGATGCCGCAGGACAATCAGCGCCTGCCCGGCGCGCAGGATGTCGAACTTCCGGCGATCGGCCACATCGCGATGCTTTATGATGGACGGGTTGCCAATCTCGTCCTCGACTCCTGCCGCGACGAAAAACGAAAAACGCCATGAACATCCCCGCCATCGCCCACGCCCAAGCCCGGGACATGCTTCAATTCATCGACGCCAGCCCGAGTCCCTGGCATGCCGTCGAAACCTGCGCCGCCCGTCTGCAAGCCGCCGGTTTCAGCCGCCTGGAAGAAACCGAGCGCTGGACGCTGGCCGCCGGCAGCCGCCATTACGTCGTGCGCGGCGGTTCGTCGATCATTGCCTTCATCGTCGGCAGCCGGCCGGCGGCCGACACCGGCCTGCGCCTGATCGGCGCCCACACCGACTCGCCGGGCCTGCGCCTCAAGCCAAAGCCGGCCGAGGACGCCGCCGGCATGATCCGGCTCGGCGTCGAAGTCTATGGCGGCCCTATCCTCGCCACCTTCGCCGACCGCGACCTGGCGCTGGCCGGCCGGGTCAATGTCCGGATGGCGGACGGCTTCGAAAGCCGCCTGGTGCGTTTCGACGAGCCGCTGCTGCGCTTGCCCAACCTCGCCATCCACATGAACCGCGAGGTCAATGAAAACGGCCTCAAGTTCAACAAGCAGACCGAACTGCCGCTGCTACTCGGCGTTTCCCAGGAAGACAGCAAGGCCGAGGCGCGTTTCCGCCAGCCAATCGCCGAGGCCCTCGGGGTCGATGCCGGCGACCTGCTGACCTGGGAACTGAACGCCTACGACACACAAAAAGGCACGCTCTGGGGTGTCGACCGCGAGTTCGTCGCCGACAGCCAGCTCGACAACCTGGCCTCCTGCCATGCCGCGCTAAGCGCCCTGCTCGCCACCGAAACCCCGGCCGCGACCTGCCTGTGCGCCTTCTTCGACCATGAGGAAGTCGGCAGCGAGAGCGCCACCGGCGCTGGTGGCAGCTTTGTCGCCGACCTCATCGCCCGCCTCGCCGCCGGCACCGGGCTCGACGCCGAAGACCAGCGCCGCGTGCTGGCCAAGAGCTTCTTCATCAGCGCCGACATGGCCCACGCCTGGCATCCGAATTTCCCGGCCGCCTACGAGCCCTGCCACCGGGTGCTGGTCAACGCCGGCCCGGTGATCAAGAGCAACGCCAACCAGCGCTACAGCACCAGCGCCGACAGCGCGGCGCGCTTCATGGCGCTCTGCGAGAAGGCCGGCGTGCCCTGCCAGCAGTATGCCCACCGCACCGACCTCGGCTGCGGCAGCACCATCGGCCCGATCGTCGCCTCGCGGCTGGGTATCGCCAGTGTCGATGTCGGCTCGCCGATGTGGGCCATGCACAGCATTCGCGAAAGCGCCGGCGTCCTCGACCACAACTACATGATCGCCGCATTGACGGCAGCTTTCACGGAGTGACACGATGAACGAATTGATGGCATTTCTACTAGGCAGCGCGGTGATCCTCTGGTGGTCGCGCAAATCGCTGGCCATGCCCGGCGGGCATGGCTTTTACCGCTTCTTCGCCTGGGAAGCCATCCTCGGGCTGATCGTGCTGAACTACGAACCCTGGGGCAACGATCCCTCGTCGATCCACCAGATGACTTCCTGGGTGCTGATGGTGCTCAGCATCCTGCTCGTCCAGCAGGGCATGAGCGCCCTGACCAGCCAGGGCAAGGCCAGCGCGCAGCGCGCCGACTCGACGCTTTACGAATTCGAGAAAACCACCGCCCTGGTGACAAGCGGCATCTACGGCTACATCCGTCACCCGATGTATGCTTCGCTGTTGGCCCTGGCCTGGGGGGCCTATTTCCAGAATCCGTCCTGGCCCGGCACCGCCGTCGCCATCATCGCCTCGCTCTCGCTGTACCTCACCGCCAAGGCCGACGAACAGGAATGCCTGGCCTATTTCGGCGAGGCTTACGCCGCCTACATGCAACGCACCCGGCGCTTCATTCCCGGCCTCTTCTAGTACCAGCCTCTGGGTCCGTGGTACCAGGCTAGCCGGAAGCCCCCGCCCTCAGGCGCCGCGCAGGCGCAGGGCGTTGCCGACGACGCTGACCGACGACAGGCTCATCGCCGCCGCCGCGATCATCGGCGACAGCACCAGCCCGAAGAAGGGGTAGAGGATGCCAGCTGCGACCGGCACCCCGAGGGCGTTGTAGATGAAGGCGAAGGCCAGGTTCTGGCGCATGTTGCCGACCGTTGCGGCGGACAGCAGGCGGGCGCGGGCTATGCCGCTCAGGTCGCCCTTGACCAGCGTGACCTGGGCACTGTTCATGGCGACATCGGTGCCGGTCCCCATCGCGATGCCGACATCCGCCCGGGCCAGGGCCGGGGCGTCGTTGATGCCGTCGCCGGCCATGGCCACCACCCTGCCCTCTCGCTGCAGGCTTTCGACCAGCGCCAGCTTGTCGGCCGGCTTGACCTCGCCATGCACCTCGTCGATACCCAGGCTGGCACCGACCGCCCGGGCGGTGGTCAGGCCGTCGCCGGTGGCCATCACGATGCGCAGCCCGGCCTGGCGCAGGATGGTCAGCGCCTCGTGGGTACTCGCCTTGATCGGATCGGCGACGACCAGCAGCCCGAGCAGGCGGCCGTCGGCTGCCAGATACATGACGCTGGTGCCGTTTTGGCGCAGGGTTTCCGCCTCCCCGGCGAGGGCGCCGAGAGCGACGCCGTCCGCCGCCATCAGCGCGCCGTTGCCAAGCGCCAGGCGCTGGCCGCCGACCTGCCCGCGCACACCGCTGCCGGTCGCCGATTCGAACTGTTCGGCCTTGTCCAGGGCCAGCCCGCGTTCGCGGGCGGCGCGGACGATGGCGTCGGCCAGCGGATGCTCGCTGCCCTGGTCGAGACTGGCGGCTAGGCGCAGCACCTCGTCCTCGCCAACACCGGGCGCTGCCACCGCACGTTCGAAGGCCGGGCGGCCTTCGGTCAGGGTGCCGGTCTTGTCCACGATCAGGGTATCCACGTCACGCAGCCGTTCGATGGCCGCCGCGTCGCGGAACAGGATGCCCTGCGTCGCCGCCTTGCCGGTGGCGACCATGATCGACATTGGCGTGGCCAGACCCAGGGCGCAGGGACAGGCGATGATCAGCACCGAGACGCCGTTGATCAGGCCGAAGACCCAGCCCTGCTCGCCACCGAACACGCCCCAAGCGAAAAAGCTGGTCAGTGCGACGGCGACCACGACGACCACGAAATAGCCGGCCACGACATCGGCCAGCCGCTGCATCGGCGCCTTCGAGCGCTGGGCTTGGGCGACCATGTGGACGATCTGGGCGAGCACCGTCTGGGCGCCGACCTGCTCGGCACGAATCACCAGGCTGCCAGTGGTGTTCATCGTCGCGCCGATCACCTGGTCACCGGGGCGTTTGCTCACTGGTAGCGGTTCGCCGGTGAGCATCGCTTCATCGACGGCGCTGGCGCCTTCGAGCACCGCGCCATCGACCGGCACTTTCTCTCCGGGGCGCACGCGCAGGGTATCGCCGACATGGACATGGGTCAGCGGCACATCCTCCTCCGTGCCGTCGGGATTGATCCGGCGGGCGGTTTTCGGGGCGAGACCGAGCAGGGACTTGATGGCGGCCGAGGTCTGCGCCCGGGCGCGCAGTTCGAGCATCTGGCCGAGCAGGGTCAGCGAGATGATGACCGCCGCCGCTTCGAAATAGACGCCGATCCGGCCATGAGCGACGAAGGATGACGGAAACAGGCCGGGAGCCAGCGCCGCCACGATGCTGTAACTGAAAGCCGCCCCGGTGCCGAGGCCGATCAGGGTCCACATATTGGGGCTACGGTGGACCAGCGACTGCCAGCCGCGCACGAAGAACGGCGCCCCGGCCCAGAGCACGATAGGCAGGGTGAACAGCAGTTCGCCCCAGGTGCGCACCGCCGGCGACAGACCTTCCAGCCGGTGCCCGGCCATCGCCAGGACGACCACGATCACGGTCAGCGGCAGGCTGACCCAGAAGCGGCGGCGAAAATCCCGGTACTCGGTGTTGTCCTCGTCCTGGTCAAGATCGGGCAGCAGCGGTTCGAGGGCCATGCCGCACTTGGGACAGGTACCGGGGCCGATCTGCCGGATTTCCGGGTGCATCGGGCAGGTGTACTCGGCTCCCGGAACGGCGACCTCTTCCGGCTTGGGCGCCAGGTAGCGCGCTGGTTCGGCATCGAATTTCGTCTTGCATTTGGCGCTGCAAAAGCGGTAATCAACACCGTCGAGTTCGGAAGCATGCGGCGAATCGGGCTTTACCGTCATGCCGCACACGGGATCGATGAAAGCCTGAACTTCGGGATGAGGTACCGGATGTTCGTGTTCCACGATCGCCTCCTAGTTCTCACTGCCGCGGTCCAGCCGCCACTGTTTGACCAGCGCGTAGATGGCGGGAATCACCGCCAGGGTCAGCACGGTCGATGAAATCATGCCGCCGACCATCGGCGCCGCGATCCGGCTCATCACTTCCGAGCCGGTACCGGTGCCCCACAGGATGGGCAGCAGGCCGGCCATGATCGCGGTCACCGTCATCATCTTCGGTCGTACCCGTTCGACGGCGCCTTCCATGACCGCGGCGTAGAGATCGGCCGTGGTCGGCGGCTTGCCCTCGGCGATGCGCCGCTCGCGGATTGCCGTCCACGCGTGGTCGAGATAGATCAGCATGATCACTCCGGTTTCCGCCGCCACCCCGGCCAGCGCGATGAAGCCGACGGCGGCGGCGACCGACAGGTTGTAGCCCAGCCACCACATCAGCCAGATGCCGCCGACCAGCGCGAAGGGAACCGAAAGCATGACGATCAGCGTTTCGGTCAGGCGCCGGAAGTTCATGTAGAGCAGCAGGAAGATGATCAACAGCGTCACCGGCACGACAATCTTTAGTTTCTCGATGGCACGTTCCATGTACTCGAACTGGCCGCTCCAGGTGGCATAGGTGCCGGGCGTGAATTTGACCTGCTCGTTGACCGCCTTCCTGGCATCGGCGACGTAGGAGCCGATGTCGCGGTCGCGGATGTCGACGTAGATGTAGGCCGAGAGCAGCGCGTTTTCGGTGCGGATGGCCGGGGCGCCGGTAGTGATCTTGACTTCGGCGACCTGGCCGAGCGGCACCATGCTGGCCGCGCCGCCCATTTCGGCCGGCACCGGGACCAGGACCTCGCGGGCGATGGCCTGCGGATCGCTGCGCAGGTCGCGCGGGTAGCGCACGGTGACGCCGAAGCGCTCGCGGCCTTCGACGGTAGTGGTGACCATTTCGCCACCCAGCGCCGCCGCCACGACATCCATGACCTCGCCGACGGTCAGGCCGTAGCGGGCCAGGGCCAGGCGGT
This genomic window contains:
- a CDS encoding M18 family aminopeptidase, yielding MNIPAIAHAQARDMLQFIDASPSPWHAVETCAARLQAAGFSRLEETERWTLAAGSRHYVVRGGSSIIAFIVGSRPAADTGLRLIGAHTDSPGLRLKPKPAEDAAGMIRLGVEVYGGPILATFADRDLALAGRVNVRMADGFESRLVRFDEPLLRLPNLAIHMNREVNENGLKFNKQTELPLLLGVSQEDSKAEARFRQPIAEALGVDAGDLLTWELNAYDTQKGTLWGVDREFVADSQLDNLASCHAALSALLATETPAATCLCAFFDHEEVGSESATGAGGSFVADLIARLAAGTGLDAEDQRRVLAKSFFISADMAHAWHPNFPAAYEPCHRVLVNAGPVIKSNANQRYSTSADSAARFMALCEKAGVPCQQYAHRTDLGCGSTIGPIVASRLGIASVDVGSPMWAMHSIRESAGVLDHNYMIAALTAAFTE
- a CDS encoding methyltransferase family protein codes for the protein MAFLLGSAVILWWSRKSLAMPGGHGFYRFFAWEAILGLIVLNYEPWGNDPSSIHQMTSWVLMVLSILLVQQGMSALTSQGKASAQRADSTLYEFEKTTALVTSGIYGYIRHPMYASLLALAWGAYFQNPSWPGTAVAIIASLSLYLTAKADEQECLAYFGEAYAAYMQRTRRFIPGLF
- a CDS encoding heavy metal translocating P-type ATPase, giving the protein MTVKPDSPHASELDGVDYRFCSAKCKTKFDAEPARYLAPKPEEVAVPGAEYTCPMHPEIRQIGPGTCPKCGMALEPLLPDLDQDEDNTEYRDFRRRFWVSLPLTVIVVVLAMAGHRLEGLSPAVRTWGELLFTLPIVLWAGAPFFVRGWQSLVHRSPNMWTLIGLGTGAAFSYSIVAALAPGLFPSSFVAHGRIGVYFEAAAVIISLTLLGQMLELRARAQTSAAIKSLLGLAPKTARRINPDGTEEDVPLTHVHVGDTLRVRPGEKVPVDGAVLEGASAVDEAMLTGEPLPVSKRPGDQVIGATMNTTGSLVIRAEQVGAQTVLAQIVHMVAQAQRSKAPMQRLADVVAGYFVVVVVAVALTSFFAWGVFGGEQGWVFGLINGVSVLIIACPCALGLATPMSIMVATGKAATQGILFRDAAAIERLRDVDTLIVDKTGTLTEGRPAFERAVAAPGVGEDEVLRLAASLDQGSEHPLADAIVRAARERGLALDKAEQFESATGSGVRGQVGGQRLALGNGALMAADGVALGALAGEAETLRQNGTSVMYLAADGRLLGLLVVADPIKASTHEALTILRQAGLRIVMATGDGLTTARAVGASLGIDEVHGEVKPADKLALVESLQREGRVVAMAGDGINDAPALARADVGIAMGTGTDVAMNSAQVTLVKGDLSGIARARLLSAATVGNMRQNLAFAFIYNALGVPVAAGILYPFFGLVLSPMIAAAAMSLSSVSVVGNALRLRGA